One part of the Moorena sp. SIOASIH genome encodes these proteins:
- a CDS encoding protein-disulfide reductase DsbD domain-containing protein translates to MLHQLLTWIIALALTLSTTLLPIAPASANPVQTENVEVQLISEVINIQPGTPFWVGLHFNINPGWHTYWRNPGDSGLGATLKWTLPPGFEVGDIVWPYPQRLPLEPLMNFGYEEEVTLLSQITPPANLATPDSLQLRVKADWLVCEVNCIPEEGTLNLTLPITSRPPLVNQRWANLFEQARQALPKPSPWQVTVTIEPKDLTLQVEAPEMEEAQIQEVTFFPHQDGIISNPAPQNAELNQDGITLRLQRGYLRKLDPITGVLVIRESLDNQSVVQAFTIEAAVSNEIGKTAPTPTQPRWQLLLLALLGGIILNLMPCVFPVLSLKALNIVQKSQKSPKQVRRHAIAFTAGILVSFSVVASVLLILRSLGQQIGWGFQLQSPVFVTLMAYLMFAVGLSLSGVFIFGASIMGIGQRLTTRSGYIGEFFTGVFATVVATPCTAPFMATALGVALTQSVPIAIAIFEMLGLGLALPYLAISFTPGLQRILPKPGAWMETFQQLLAFPMYAATAWLIWVLAQQTGTNGLAAALTGLILIAFATWLHQKTRLLPPLGKHLGSICALVALGFSLSLAQISTTTPTAVTHNQNQGIKWQAYTAQRLVKLRQSGSPVFLNFSASWCITCLVNERVALNQPETIAAFESKKIALLKADWTNRDPAITKALESFGRSGVPLYVLYPADSEFTPPIILPQILSPDQVQRAIKNL, encoded by the coding sequence ATGTTGCACCAACTCCTCACCTGGATCATAGCCCTAGCCCTAACCCTCTCCACTACCTTACTACCCATTGCTCCTGCCTCGGCTAACCCAGTCCAAACCGAGAATGTCGAGGTGCAATTAATCAGCGAAGTCATCAACATTCAACCTGGAACCCCCTTCTGGGTAGGACTACACTTCAACATCAATCCCGGCTGGCACACCTATTGGCGAAACCCTGGTGACTCGGGTCTCGGAGCTACCCTTAAGTGGACCCTACCCCCCGGCTTTGAAGTGGGAGACATCGTTTGGCCCTATCCCCAGCGGCTACCCCTTGAGCCATTAATGAACTTTGGCTATGAAGAAGAGGTTACCCTACTCAGCCAAATCACACCCCCAGCTAACCTAGCTACTCCTGATTCTCTGCAACTCCGAGTAAAAGCTGATTGGTTGGTCTGTGAAGTAAACTGTATTCCGGAAGAAGGCACCCTCAACCTCACCTTACCAATTACCTCTAGACCTCCCTTAGTCAACCAACGGTGGGCAAACTTATTTGAGCAAGCCCGTCAAGCTCTACCCAAACCCTCCCCATGGCAAGTCACAGTCACTATTGAACCAAAAGACTTAACCCTGCAAGTTGAAGCCCCCGAAATGGAAGAGGCTCAAATCCAAGAGGTGACCTTTTTCCCACATCAAGACGGTATCATTAGCAACCCAGCGCCCCAAAACGCAGAACTTAATCAAGATGGAATCACCTTGCGATTGCAGCGAGGCTATCTTAGGAAACTCGACCCAATCACTGGAGTGTTAGTAATTCGAGAATCCCTAGACAACCAATCTGTAGTCCAAGCCTTCACCATTGAAGCCGCAGTAAGCAATGAAATAGGCAAAACCGCCCCAACCCCAACCCAACCCCGATGGCAATTGCTCCTGCTAGCATTACTCGGAGGCATAATCCTAAACCTGATGCCCTGTGTCTTCCCAGTGCTATCTCTCAAAGCACTCAACATAGTCCAAAAATCCCAGAAAAGTCCCAAGCAAGTGAGACGCCATGCGATCGCATTTACTGCAGGCATTCTCGTCAGTTTTAGCGTAGTCGCCAGTGTGCTATTAATTTTGCGATCGCTAGGGCAACAAATCGGTTGGGGATTCCAGCTACAATCCCCCGTTTTCGTTACCTTAATGGCATATCTAATGTTTGCCGTTGGCTTAAGTCTATCGGGAGTCTTTATCTTCGGTGCTTCCATCATGGGAATTGGGCAACGATTAACCACTCGCTCAGGATACATAGGGGAATTTTTCACAGGAGTCTTTGCCACCGTAGTAGCCACTCCCTGCACCGCACCATTCATGGCAACCGCCCTGGGAGTAGCCCTGACCCAATCCGTACCGATAGCGATCGCAATTTTTGAAATGCTCGGTCTCGGGCTAGCCCTGCCCTACCTAGCCATTAGCTTCACCCCAGGATTGCAACGTATTTTACCCAAACCAGGAGCATGGATGGAAACCTTCCAACAGCTTCTGGCATTCCCCATGTACGCCGCCACCGCCTGGTTAATCTGGGTATTAGCCCAGCAAACTGGAACCAACGGTTTAGCAGCCGCCCTAACAGGACTAATCCTAATTGCCTTTGCCACTTGGCTGCACCAAAAAACCCGCCTACTCCCCCCTCTAGGAAAGCATTTGGGCTCAATCTGCGCCTTAGTCGCCCTAGGATTTTCCCTGAGCTTAGCCCAAATCTCCACCACCACTCCTACTGCAGTGACCCATAATCAAAATCAGGGCATCAAATGGCAAGCCTATACAGCTCAACGACTAGTAAAACTAAGGCAATCAGGAAGCCCAGTATTCCTGAATTTCTCAGCATCCTGGTGCATTACCTGTCTAGTTAATGAGCGTGTCGCCCTCAACCAGCCAGAAACCATAGCCGCCTTTGAGTCTAAAAAAATTGCCTTACTCAAAGCAGACTGGACTAATCGTGACCCAGCCATCACCAAAGCTCTAGAATCCTTTGGGCGCAGTGGCGTACCCCTTTATGTATTGTATCCAGCAGACTCTGAATTTACACCGCCTATTATACTACCTCAGATTCTATCCCCAGATCAAGTTCAACGTGCCATCAAAAACCTATAG
- a CDS encoding redoxin domain-containing protein, with amino-acid sequence MNNFIKVNGQKITTTGLVALALIITGCQNPPLTKDSKTTSQVSTAIAASSPLQIDGKAPEFTGVDSNNTTHKLSDFKGKVVVLEWTNHQCPFVRKHYSSGNMQKLQKEATSKGVVWLSIISSAPGQQGHVTPQKANELIKSSSASPTAVIIDSEGTIGRLYQARTTPHMYVIDTDGVLKYMGAIDNKPSANPADVETATNYVRAAVDSVITNKPVETTVTQPYGCSVKYNS; translated from the coding sequence ATGAACAACTTTATCAAAGTTAACGGTCAGAAAATCACCACCACTGGATTAGTAGCCCTAGCCCTAATTATCACCGGATGCCAGAATCCTCCCCTCACCAAAGATTCTAAAACTACAAGTCAAGTATCGACCGCAATTGCAGCATCATCACCATTACAGATTGATGGAAAAGCACCAGAATTCACTGGAGTTGACAGCAACAACACCACCCACAAGCTCAGTGATTTCAAAGGGAAAGTCGTAGTATTAGAATGGACTAATCACCAATGTCCCTTTGTCCGCAAACATTACAGCAGCGGTAACATGCAGAAACTTCAGAAAGAAGCCACCAGCAAAGGAGTAGTGTGGTTATCAATAATCTCCTCAGCTCCAGGACAGCAAGGTCATGTCACCCCTCAAAAAGCCAATGAATTGATTAAGAGCAGTAGCGCTAGTCCCACAGCAGTAATTATAGACTCCGAAGGCACCATTGGTCGTCTATATCAAGCTCGCACCACACCCCATATGTATGTTATTGATACTGATGGAGTCCTAAAATACATGGGCGCAATTGATAATAAACCCTCAGCTAATCCAGCGGATGTAGAAACTGCTACCAACTATGTCCGAGCTGCTGTGGATAGTGTTATTACTAATAAACCTGTAGAAACAACAGTTACTCAGCCTTACGGTTGCTCGGTGAAATATAATAGTTAA
- a CDS encoding DUF5615 family PIN-like protein, which translates to MARFLADENFNNQIVRGVLRQSPDIDIVRVQDVDLSGADDPTVLAWAAQEGRMVLTHDVATMITFAYERIQAGLSMPGLFEVSRRVPIGLAIEEIILIAECSLEGEWEGQVRFLPLR; encoded by the coding sequence ATGGCTCGATTCCTGGCAGATGAAAATTTTAATAACCAAATTGTCCGAGGTGTTCTTCGCCAAAGTCCAGATATTGATATTGTGCGTGTTCAAGATGTGGACTTATCAGGAGCAGATGATCCAACTGTTTTAGCATGGGCTGCTCAAGAAGGACGAATGGTTTTAACTCATGATGTTGCTACGATGATAACTTTCGCATACGAACGTATCCAAGCAGGATTATCTATGCCTGGGTTGTTTGAGGTGAGTCGTCGTGTCCCAATCGGGCTAGCGATAGAGGAAATTATCTTGATTGCTGAGTGCAGCCTTGAGGGAGAGTGGGAAGGACAAGTAAGATTTCTACCTCTACGGTAA
- a CDS encoding Uma2 family endonuclease, with product MKVATTAVETNPIVLRMPPAWAMDDDQFFEFCQINRDLRIERTLDGKIIVMPPTGGETSQKNSNINFQLQLWNRQTKLGKVFDSSGGFKLPNGAERSPDASWVKKDRWEALTPQQRKKFIPLCPDFVIELRSPSDRVKSLKEKMEEYRSNGALLGWLIEPNSRQVYIYRPGVEVEQLDNPATVKGDESVLPGFVMVMEEVWEG from the coding sequence ATGAAAGTAGCCACCACAGCTGTTGAAACCAATCCCATTGTGTTGAGGATGCCCCCGGCATGGGCTATGGATGATGACCAATTTTTTGAGTTTTGTCAGATTAATCGAGATTTACGAATTGAGCGCACATTAGACGGAAAAATAATTGTTATGCCCCCCACAGGAGGTGAAACATCTCAAAAAAATTCCAACATTAATTTTCAGCTACAGTTGTGGAATCGCCAAACAAAGCTAGGCAAGGTATTTGATTCTTCTGGTGGCTTTAAGCTGCCCAATGGTGCAGAACGTTCCCCTGATGCTTCTTGGGTCAAAAAAGACAGATGGGAAGCCCTAACGCCTCAACAAAGGAAAAAGTTTATTCCTCTGTGCCCAGATTTTGTGATTGAGTTGCGCTCTCCCAGTGATAGGGTGAAGAGTCTTAAGGAAAAGATGGAAGAGTACAGGTCAAATGGCGCTCTGTTGGGGTGGTTGATTGAGCCAAATAGTCGTCAAGTATATATTTACCGTCCTGGGGTAGAAGTGGAGCAGTTGGACAATCCAGCTACGGTGAAGGGGGATGAATCAGTGCTGCCTGGTTTTGTCATGGTCATGGAAGAAGTTTGGGAAGGGTGA
- a CDS encoding DUF433 domain-containing protein: MTLAIALEPAPIETDAHGVVRVAKTRVTLDTVVTAFLEGCTPEEIAEQYPSLQLPDIYLVIGYYLRHRDEVHTYLVERQRQTDAIQQEAEQRFNPIGIRDRLLARRNQSR; encoded by the coding sequence ATGACTCTAGCAATTGCCCTTGAACCCGCACCTATAGAGACAGATGCCCATGGTGTTGTACGAGTTGCCAAAACTCGCGTCACCCTAGACACTGTCGTGACTGCTTTTCTTGAGGGATGCACGCCAGAGGAAATCGCAGAGCAATATCCATCGCTACAACTACCAGATATCTACTTGGTTATTGGTTACTACCTCAGACATAGAGATGAGGTTCATACCTATCTTGTAGAACGTCAACGTCAGACAGATGCAATTCAGCAGGAGGCTGAACAACGCTTTAATCCCATTGGAATACGCGATCGCTTACTAGCTAGACGCAATCAATCCAGGTAA